TTGGCGTCAGGTCTTTCGCATGGCGGTGTTTTGACGCTCAAGTCTGATGCCGGTAAGGATTTAGACTCATGGCTGATGGGCGTGGACATTCGTAGCCGGCAGGAAGGTGATAAATGTCATCCTTTAGGTCGGCCGGGTAAATCATTAAAGCATTTGTTTCAGGAGGCCGGAGTGCCTCCCTGGCAGCGTGATAACTGGCCTGTATGCATCAGGGCTGGAGAGATAGTTGCTATACCTGGAATCTGTATTTGCCAGAGTTGGTGTGACGGTGAAAATAAGCCGCCTTTCTGGCTAGATTGGCAACCGTCTGCATTGTTTGCTGTGGGTGATTCTGGTACCCTGTAGCCCCATCTTATGTTGCTGTTTTATTCAGACTGAATCTCACCAATAGATACCTGTTTCGGCCGGTATTTTTTATTGCGTGGAGAAAATATTCCGTAATGGAATGTGTGATAAAGCAGCGTTATCCAAGTTTATGACCATATACAGGTTCCACATGACGCGTTATATCTTCGTCACTGGCGGTGTTGTTTCTTCGTTGGGGAAAGGCATTGCATCCGCTTCACTTGCAGCAATTCTTGAGGCGCGGGGGCTTAAAGTCACCATGCTCAAGCTGGACCCTTATATTAACGTCGATCCGGGCACGATGAGCCCTATTCAGCACGGTGAAGTATTTGTCACTGAAGATGGCGCTGAAACTGATCTGGATCTGGGCCACTATGAGCGTTTTATCCGTACAACTATGGGTAAGCGTAATAACTTCACTGCGGGCCGGGTTTATCAGCACGTGTTACGCAAAGAACGTCGCGGCGACTATCTGGGTGGAACAGTTCAGGTTATCCCGCATATTACCGATGAGATTAAACGCCGTGTCATTGATGGTGCCGGCGATGCTGATATCGCGTTGGTAGAAATTGGCGGTACGGTCGGTGACATTGAGTCGCAGCCGTTCATGGAAGCTGTGCGTCAGTTGCGTGTTGAACTGGGCTTTAATCGTGCCATGTTCATGCATTTGACCTTAGTGCCTTATATCAGAACGGCTGGTGAGATTAAAACTAAGCCCTCACAGCACTCTGTAAAAGAGTTACGTTCGATTGGTATTCAGCCAGACATTCTTGTTTGTCGCTCAGAAGTTGCTATCCCTGCCAGCTCGCGTCGTAAATTGTCTTTGTTTACTAACGTAGAAGAGCGCGCAGTTATTTCTTTACCAGACGCAGACTGTATCTACAAAATTCCGCGTTTGTTAAGTGAGCAGAAACTGGATCAAATCGTTGTAGAGCGTTTTAACCTTGATTGTTCAGCCGCTGATCTGAGCGAGTGGGACCGGGTTGCTGATGCCAAGCTGAATCCGCACCGTGAAGTGACCATCGCGATGGTCGGTAAATACATGGAGTTGCTGGATGCGTATAAGTCGCTGATCGAAGCAATTTCTCACGCCGGCATTGAGTTGCGTACTAAAGTAAATATTAAGTATATCGATTCAGAACATGTTGAACGTGATGGTGTAGAGCTTCTGTCAGATGTTTCTGCAATTCTGGTACCCGGTGGCTTTGGTGAGCGTGGCGTAGAAGGCAAAATTGCTGCAGTAAAATATGCCCGTGAAAATAAAGTACCGTACCTGGGTATCTGTTTAGGTATGCAAGTCGCAGTAATTGAATATGCCCGTCATGTTGCGGGTATAGCCGATGCAAGCAGTACAGAATTTGATTCTGAAGCTAAGAATCCACTGATTGGTTTGATTACAGAGTGGATGACAGAAGAAGGTGTGACTGAGCTGCGTGGCAATGCTGATGATCTGGGCGGTACTATGCGTCTGGGGGCTCAGGTTTGTCATCTGACTGAAGGTACAACATCAGCGACTGCGTATGGTGCTACTGAAGTTAAAGAGCGCCATCGCCATCGCTACGAAGTTAACAACAACTACGTTTCACAATTGGAAGAAGCTGGTTTAGTAATTGCGGGCCGGTCTGTAGACGGTGAGTTGGTCGAGGTTGTGGAAGTGCCGGATCATCCCTGGTTCGTTGCTTGTCAGTTCCATCCTGAGTTCACATCTACGCCGCGTGACGGTCATGGTTTGTTCCGTGGATTTATTGAAGCTGCCTTAACTCAGGCAGATCTGGAAAAGTAATATCTAAGTAATATTGGAGTTCAATTAATGGCAACAATTGCTGATATCAAAGCTCGTGAAGTGCTTGATTCCCGTGGTAACCCAACCGTTGAAGCGGATGTAATTCTTAGCACTGGTCAGCAGGCGTCTGCCTGTGCACCTTCCGGTGCGTCTACAGGTTCACGCGAAGCGCTGGAACTGCGTGATGGCGATAAGTCCCGTTACCTGGGGAAAGGCGTACTGAAAGCGGTTGCTGCTATTAACGGTGAGATCCGTAATAGCCTGGTAGGCATGGATGTTACTGATCAGCGTGCGCTGGACAATAAAATGCTCGAGCTGGACGGTACTGAGAACAAAGCTAAATTGGGTGCAAATGCTATCCTGGCGGTGTCTCTGGCGGCTGCTAAAGCAGCAGCTATTAGCAAGAATGTTGAGTTGTATGAACATATAGCTGATCTGAACGGTACTGCTGGTCAGTTCTCTATGCCTGTACCAATGATGAATATTCTGAACGGCGGTGAACACGCTGATAACAATGTTGATATCCAGGAGTTCATGGTTCAGCCGGTTACGACGGATAATTTTGCTGATGCACTGCGTTGTGGCGCGGAAATTTTCCATGCGCTGAAAGCTGTGCTGAAAGCACGTGGTCTGAATACTGCTGTCGGTGATGAAGGTGGTTTCGCACCTAACCTGGGTTCTAACGAAGAAGCGCTGGTTGTCATTAAAGAAGCTGTAGCAAATGCCGGATACGAGTTGGGCAAAGATGTTACTCTGGCGCTGGACTGCGCTGCATCTGAATTCTACAAAGACGGCAAGTATGATCTTTCCGGTGAAGGTAAGGTATTTGATTCCGAAGGTTTCGGTGACTACCTGGCTAACCTGACCGAAAATTATCCGATCGTTTCTGTTGAAGATGGTCTGGATGAGTCTGATTGGGACGGTTGGGCAAGCCTAACCCGTAAGATTGGTGATAAAGTACAGCTGGTCGGTGATGATCTGTTTGTAACTAACACTAAGATTCTGTCCCGCGGTATTGAACAAAACATTGGTAATTCAATCCTGATTAAGTTCAATCAGATTGGTTCTTTGTCTGAAACTCTGGATGCCATTACGATGGCGAAAGATGCAGGCTTTACCGTTGTTATTTCGCACCGTTCCGGTGAAACTGAAGATACAACTATTGCTGACCTGGCAGTAGGTACAGCAGCAGGCCAGATCAAAACTGGTTCACTGTGTCGTTCTGACCGTGTTGCTAAATATAACCGTCTGTTACGTATTGCTGAACAGTTGGGTGATAAAGCCGTATATAACGGTTTGAAAGAGATTAAAGGTCAGGCATAACACTGACTGAGTTTTAAAAACAAGGGGGCGGAATGCCTCCTTTTTTAACTGAGGATCGGCGTCGATATTTTATGTTTCGCTGGCTTGTTTGGATTTTAATTATTGCCGTCACCGGCCTGCAGTATCGCCTTTGGTTTGGTGAGGCGAATTTGCGTGAAGTTTGGGCGCTGCAATATGAAATTCAGAATCAGCAAACTGAAAATGATCAATTAGTCGAGCGTAATCATCGTCTTCAGGCTGAAGTAAAAGATCTTAAAAAAGGTCTTGCTGCGTTGGAAGAGCGTGCCCGTAATGACTTAGGTATGGTGCGTGAAGATGAGACTTTTTTTCAGTTAATCCCCGGCAAGACATCATTGCCTGATGATGCTCCCTGATAGTTTTATTCCCTGGATATATCAATGACCACAGCGTTTCCAACAGAACTGAATTATGCCTACGGTGAGCCGCAAGCGACGGCGGTGATTCGTCAGCATCCTGAGGATTTCCAGGTAACTGAAAACCTGGCATTTGAGCCAGATGGCGCAGGTGATCATGTTTATTTGTATATTCGTAAAACGGGTGAGAATACTGATTGGGTTGCCCGGCAGTTGGCGAATTTTTGTCAGGTAAGCCCGCGTGAAGTTGGTTATGCAGGTAAGAAAGACCGACACGCAATAACAGAACAATGGTTTAGTGTACATATGCCAGGCCGGTCACCACTTACCTGGTCTTTGTTTGGAGGTGACTCCATTCAGGTTCTAAAGGCAACAAAGCATGGTCGTAAACTGCGTCTGGGCAGCTTGACGGGTAATCGCTTTGCCATTCGCTTGCGTAATGTTACTGATGCTGATGCTGTTATTCAGCGTTGTGAACTGGTACGTCAGGGGGTTCCAAATTACTTTGGCGAGCAGCGTTTCGGTCATCACGGTGGCAATCTCGTTAAAGGTGCTGCCTTGATCAAAGGCGAGTATAAAGAGCGACAGAAGCATAAGAAAGGGATGTATATCTCGGCAGTGCGCTCTTTCCTGTTTAATCAGGTGGTTTCTGCTCGTTATGCAAATGCAATCACACCGATGACGGGTGATGTTCTTATGCATCAGGGGAGCCAGAGTTGTTTTGTGTTTGATGCCCAAGATGCAACGATTACAGAACGTTTAGAAAATCTGGAAGTTCATCTGACAGCTCCAATGTGGGGGCGTGGGCGTTCTATCTGTACCGATCAGGCATTTGAGTGGGAAATTGCACAGTTGGATGCTTATCAGGAGTTGCAGTCCGGCCTGGAGAATTTGGGGCTTAATCAGGAGCGGCGTGCGTTACGTTTATTGCCGCAGCAGCTCGAAGTGACTAAGGAAGCAGACGATCAGTTATTACTAAGCTTTGATCTGAGCGTTGGTTCGTTTGCAACCAGTGTGTTACGGGAAATTTGTCAGGTAGAAAACGCGCAGCGTGGAGAGTTTTGATGCGAATTTTACTGTCTAATGATGATGGTGTGTATGCCCCGGGTTTGGAGATGTTAGCAACAACTCTGGCAGAAAGTTTTAGTATTGACGTTGTTGCTCCTGACAGAAACCGTAGTGGTGCCAGTAATGCACTGACACTTGACCGGCCTTTAGAGGCCCATCAGCATCACAATGGTTTTTACAGTCTTAATGGTACGCCAACGGATTGTGTTCATCTGGGAATTTCAGGTGTGCTTTGCGAGAAGCCTGATATTGTTATTTCAGGTATAAACGCTGGCGCGAATCTAGGCGACGATGTTATCTATTCAGGTACTGTAGCTGCTGCTATTGAGGGTCGTTATCTGAATCTTCCCCCGATTGCTGTTTCTATGCTGGGAAGTCATCCAGATAATTATCAGGCTGCAGCCATTATTATTCAGCAGCTACTGGCTGATATTCATAGCTTGAATCTGGCGCCCCGTACAGTTTTAAATATCAATGTGCCAGATAGGCCGTTAGAAGATATTAAGGGCATGCAACTGGTAAGGTTGGGGCATCGGGTACTCGCTGATACTCCTGTAGAATCTGTTGATCCGAGAGGTACGAAGCGCTATTGGATTGCAGGTGCCGGTGCAGCAGCAGACTGTGGCCCTGGTACGGATTTTTATGCGGTTCAGGAGGGCTATGTAGCCATTACTCCGCTGAATGTTGATATGACTCAGTATTCAGGAATGGATAACTTAAGCCATTGGCTGGAAAATCTGAGTGACTGATTATTAGTATGTGGTTTGCTGTTTATTTGATGGTAAAGAACAGAGTGTCTAAGGAGTTGTTTTGAATAAATTACAGTTGCAGGGAATCGGTATGACCTCGCAACGCACCCGCAGCCGTTTAGTGCAGCGGTTGCAGGATCAGGGCATTATTGATCCGCAGGTGCTGGATGTGATGGCAAGTACTCCCCGACATATTTTTATTGATGAAGCTCTGTCACACAGAGCTTACGAAGATACAGCTTTGCCAATAGGTTTTAACCAAACAATTTCTCAGCCTTATATAGTCGCTAAAATGACTGAGTTACTGTTAGCTGAAGGGGCTTTGAAAAAAGTTTTAGAGGTTGGTACAGGATCTGGGTATCAGACAACTGTGTTGGCTCAGCTGGTTGATCAGGTGTATAGCGTGGAGCGTATTCGTCCATTGCAGGAAAAAGCCCGTAAGCGTTTACAGTTACTGTCTTTACGTAATGTGAACTTACGGCATACTGATGGCGGCATGGGATGGGCTGAAAGAGGGCCGTTTGATGGTATTTTAGTTACTGCTGCACCTGAACAGGTTCCAGCAGAATTGCTTCAGCAATTGGCAATTGGTGGCCGTTTGGTAATTCCGGTTGGTGGTCGCCAGCAGGAATTAAAGTTGGTTATTCGTGAGTCTGAGACAGATTTTACGACAGAAGTACTTGAAGCAGTTAAGTTTGTACCGCTCTTAAGTGGTACAGTGCGTTAAAGTATGTTGAATTAAGATATTAAGTTCA
The DNA window shown above is from Aliamphritea ceti and carries:
- a CDS encoding CTP synthase encodes the protein MTRYIFVTGGVVSSLGKGIASASLAAILEARGLKVTMLKLDPYINVDPGTMSPIQHGEVFVTEDGAETDLDLGHYERFIRTTMGKRNNFTAGRVYQHVLRKERRGDYLGGTVQVIPHITDEIKRRVIDGAGDADIALVEIGGTVGDIESQPFMEAVRQLRVELGFNRAMFMHLTLVPYIRTAGEIKTKPSQHSVKELRSIGIQPDILVCRSEVAIPASSRRKLSLFTNVEERAVISLPDADCIYKIPRLLSEQKLDQIVVERFNLDCSAADLSEWDRVADAKLNPHREVTIAMVGKYMELLDAYKSLIEAISHAGIELRTKVNIKYIDSEHVERDGVELLSDVSAILVPGGFGERGVEGKIAAVKYARENKVPYLGICLGMQVAVIEYARHVAGIADASSTEFDSEAKNPLIGLITEWMTEEGVTELRGNADDLGGTMRLGAQVCHLTEGTTSATAYGATEVKERHRHRYEVNNNYVSQLEEAGLVIAGRSVDGELVEVVEVPDHPWFVACQFHPEFTSTPRDGHGLFRGFIEAALTQADLEK
- the eno gene encoding phosphopyruvate hydratase, with amino-acid sequence MATIADIKAREVLDSRGNPTVEADVILSTGQQASACAPSGASTGSREALELRDGDKSRYLGKGVLKAVAAINGEIRNSLVGMDVTDQRALDNKMLELDGTENKAKLGANAILAVSLAAAKAAAISKNVELYEHIADLNGTAGQFSMPVPMMNILNGGEHADNNVDIQEFMVQPVTTDNFADALRCGAEIFHALKAVLKARGLNTAVGDEGGFAPNLGSNEEALVVIKEAVANAGYELGKDVTLALDCAASEFYKDGKYDLSGEGKVFDSEGFGDYLANLTENYPIVSVEDGLDESDWDGWASLTRKIGDKVQLVGDDLFVTNTKILSRGIEQNIGNSILIKFNQIGSLSETLDAITMAKDAGFTVVISHRSGETEDTTIADLAVGTAAGQIKTGSLCRSDRVAKYNRLLRIAEQLGDKAVYNGLKEIKGQA
- the ftsB gene encoding cell division protein FtsB, translated to MPPFLTEDRRRYFMFRWLVWILIIAVTGLQYRLWFGEANLREVWALQYEIQNQQTENDQLVERNHRLQAEVKDLKKGLAALEERARNDLGMVREDETFFQLIPGKTSLPDDAP
- the truD gene encoding tRNA pseudouridine(13) synthase TruD, encoding MTTAFPTELNYAYGEPQATAVIRQHPEDFQVTENLAFEPDGAGDHVYLYIRKTGENTDWVARQLANFCQVSPREVGYAGKKDRHAITEQWFSVHMPGRSPLTWSLFGGDSIQVLKATKHGRKLRLGSLTGNRFAIRLRNVTDADAVIQRCELVRQGVPNYFGEQRFGHHGGNLVKGAALIKGEYKERQKHKKGMYISAVRSFLFNQVVSARYANAITPMTGDVLMHQGSQSCFVFDAQDATITERLENLEVHLTAPMWGRGRSICTDQAFEWEIAQLDAYQELQSGLENLGLNQERRALRLLPQQLEVTKEADDQLLLSFDLSVGSFATSVLREICQVENAQRGEF
- the surE gene encoding 5'/3'-nucleotidase SurE, whose translation is MRILLSNDDGVYAPGLEMLATTLAESFSIDVVAPDRNRSGASNALTLDRPLEAHQHHNGFYSLNGTPTDCVHLGISGVLCEKPDIVISGINAGANLGDDVIYSGTVAAAIEGRYLNLPPIAVSMLGSHPDNYQAAAIIIQQLLADIHSLNLAPRTVLNINVPDRPLEDIKGMQLVRLGHRVLADTPVESVDPRGTKRYWIAGAGAAADCGPGTDFYAVQEGYVAITPLNVDMTQYSGMDNLSHWLENLSD
- a CDS encoding protein-L-isoaspartate(D-aspartate) O-methyltransferase, whose translation is MTSQRTRSRLVQRLQDQGIIDPQVLDVMASTPRHIFIDEALSHRAYEDTALPIGFNQTISQPYIVAKMTELLLAEGALKKVLEVGTGSGYQTTVLAQLVDQVYSVERIRPLQEKARKRLQLLSLRNVNLRHTDGGMGWAERGPFDGILVTAAPEQVPAELLQQLAIGGRLVIPVGGRQQELKLVIRESETDFTTEVLEAVKFVPLLSGTVR